One Actinomyces respiraculi DNA window includes the following coding sequences:
- a CDS encoding carbohydrate ABC transporter permease, with translation MSKRLQTIVLEGVLLVLGVTTVFPFVWMLFSAFKPNSEIRSLDQTLLPRQWTLENFLGLQDTFDFVRFFANSLGVALAITAVTIYTSCLCGYVLAKYRFRGRNAIFGFILGTMMIPWAVTIIPRYTMFEAWGLRDSYLSLILPAVLSGFGIFMLRQSMADVPDAILEAARIDGASEIYIFHRIVLPMSRNPISALTIFQFLWAWEDYLWPYLMIDSEDKQVLAVGLTTFSGRYGTDYGGLFAATTISVLPVLIVYLIFQKRFIAGAAAAAVKG, from the coding sequence ATGAGCAAGCGGCTCCAGACCATCGTGCTCGAGGGCGTCCTGCTCGTCCTCGGGGTGACCACCGTCTTCCCCTTCGTCTGGATGCTCTTCTCGGCGTTCAAACCGAACTCGGAGATCCGCTCCCTCGACCAGACCCTCCTGCCCCGCCAGTGGACCCTCGAGAACTTCCTCGGGCTGCAGGACACGTTCGACTTCGTGCGGTTCTTCGCCAACTCGCTCGGCGTCGCCCTGGCCATCACCGCGGTGACGATCTACACCAGCTGCCTGTGCGGCTACGTGCTGGCCAAGTACCGCTTCCGCGGCCGCAACGCGATCTTCGGCTTCATCCTGGGCACCATGATGATCCCGTGGGCCGTGACCATCATCCCGCGCTACACGATGTTCGAGGCCTGGGGGCTGCGCGACAGCTACCTCTCCCTCATCCTGCCCGCGGTGCTCAGCGGTTTCGGCATCTTCATGCTGCGCCAGTCGATGGCGGACGTGCCCGACGCGATTCTCGAGGCGGCGCGCATCGACGGGGCGAGCGAGATCTACATCTTCCACCGCATCGTCCTGCCCATGAGCCGCAACCCGATCTCGGCGCTGACCATCTTCCAGTTCCTGTGGGCGTGGGAGGACTACCTGTGGCCGTACCTCATGATCGACAGTGAGGACAAGCAGGTCCTCGCCGTCGGACTGACCACCTTCAGCGGCCGCTACGGTACTGATTACGGTGGGCTGTTCGCCGCCACGACCATCTCGGTCCTCCCCGTCCTCATCGTGTACCTCATTTTCCAGAAGCGCTTCATCGCGGGCGCTGCCGCCGCTGCAGTAAAGGGCTGA
- a CDS encoding carbohydrate ABC transporter permease: MTAPLTTTPARPAAAPRGRRRRAYKGERTLRNSVVALIIAFNAVLLVYPIASAFSGSFHQWNPLNGTYRWIGGDNYAELLHDPTFWTSLTNTLYFSVVVIAARVVLGLALAYAIWSQVTRHKTFFRAVFYMPTVTPMVAIAYVWKMMYNPQIGIFHTFLGIDINWLYDSTWALPAIMFMTIWKDFGYAVILFLSALHSLPEDTLEAAAVDGAGSWQRLRHIILPLLHPMTIFVVITSLISYAQAYVQILIMTQGGPGKSTFLISYIIFDEAFQQYDFGYASAIAFVLLIITAALTAVSFGVSARRSGGRA; this comes from the coding sequence ATGACCGCACCACTGACCACCACACCCGCGCGCCCCGCCGCGGCGCCCCGCGGCCGCCGACGCCGTGCCTACAAGGGCGAACGCACCCTGAGGAACAGCGTCGTCGCCCTCATCATCGCCTTCAACGCGGTGCTCCTGGTCTACCCGATCGCCTCCGCGTTCTCGGGCTCGTTCCACCAGTGGAACCCTCTTAACGGGACCTACCGCTGGATCGGAGGAGACAACTACGCCGAGCTCCTGCACGACCCCACCTTCTGGACCTCCCTGACGAACACGCTCTACTTCTCCGTCGTCGTCATCGCGGCAAGGGTCGTGCTGGGACTCGCCCTGGCCTACGCGATCTGGTCACAGGTGACGCGCCACAAGACCTTCTTCCGCGCGGTCTTCTACATGCCGACCGTCACCCCCATGGTCGCCATCGCCTACGTGTGGAAGATGATGTACAACCCGCAGATCGGCATCTTCCACACCTTCCTCGGCATCGATATCAACTGGCTGTACGACTCGACCTGGGCGCTGCCCGCGATCATGTTCATGACCATCTGGAAGGACTTCGGCTACGCCGTCATCCTCTTCCTGTCCGCGCTCCACTCGCTGCCCGAGGACACCCTTGAGGCGGCCGCGGTCGACGGCGCCGGGTCCTGGCAACGCCTGCGCCACATCATCCTGCCGCTGCTGCACCCCATGACGATCTTCGTCGTCATCACGTCACTCATCAGCTATGCGCAGGCCTACGTCCAGATCCTCATCATGACCCAGGGCGGACCCGGCAAGTCCACCTTCCTCATCTCCTACATCATCTTCGACGAGGCCTTCCAGCAGTACGACTTCGGCTACGCCTCGGCGATCGCCTTCGTCCTACTCATCATCACCGCCGCGCTGACCGCCGTGTCCTTCGGTGTCAGCGCCCGTCGCTCGGGAGGTCGGGCATGA
- a CDS encoding TIM-barrel domain-containing protein gives MTSPLSSGSADLRLAPARPEAVVAVGHDVRFTVLTDRLIRIERSASGTFTDAATQLVVSRDLGPVPTFEVRRGEDRVEILTEHLHLTYQPSRGFSRSGLKVSLRTGVLNAHGGTWYYGDTWDPDETFPTNLGGTCRTLDNADGRVRIEPGLLALHGLSVIDDSRSLLMQQDEWVRPRPCASPVDGSTDDEDLYLFGYGQEYARALTDFFALTGPTPLVPRALLGNWWSRYHTYTQESYLALMDRFASEKLPFSVAVIDMDWHWVNIDPAIGNGWTGYTWNTDLFPDPRGFLDALHERGMQVTLNLHPAGGVRRHESAYEPMMRALGKDPASGEAIPFNVGDPDFVAAYLDHAHHPLEDEGVDFWWLDWQQGGVTDIPGLDPLWMLNHVHYLDSGRERTRTLGDGSTETFRRRPVTFSRFADASSHRTPIGFSGDTYATWDTLRYQPEFTATAANIGYYWWSNDIGGHMFGVKDSEMAARWVQLGCFSPINRLHSTSSVFNSKEPWRYSRDARATMDAYLRLRHRLVPYLYTWARRAHTEGIGPVRPLFHDHPWRMGAYENRREYLFGDLLVIPVATRATPVTGLAAEAAWVPEGVWFDLPTGRRYEVSGTEGHSLSFHRDLAQVPVLARAGSVVPLADDVTEAAGANPRALGILLVPGADGELVMEEDDGSAEPGLDAVVRTRITLTWDGAAGTARVALSQEGPQGVVPAEREVVLHLLSTAVGWASVDGRPAEVREREADGFTLGAGVDIPLGTVRPSEGVSVELGGVSERTPDVSQEIFGLLEPAQIDYVIKDRAWGAVMSGATGTTLLSAMRAVGVPQDLVDAVAEVV, from the coding sequence ATGACTTCCCCCCTCTCCTCCGGCTCCGCCGACCTGCGCCTGGCACCGGCCCGACCCGAGGCCGTCGTCGCCGTCGGGCACGACGTCCGCTTCACCGTCCTGACCGACCGTCTCATCCGCATTGAGCGCTCGGCCTCAGGCACGTTCACTGACGCCGCCACCCAGCTCGTCGTCAGCCGCGACCTGGGGCCCGTGCCCACCTTCGAGGTGCGCCGGGGCGAGGACCGCGTCGAGATCCTCACTGAGCACCTGCACCTGACCTACCAGCCCTCACGCGGCTTCTCCCGCTCCGGGCTCAAGGTCTCCCTGCGCACCGGGGTCCTCAACGCCCACGGCGGCACCTGGTACTACGGGGACACCTGGGACCCGGACGAGACCTTCCCCACCAACCTCGGCGGCACCTGCCGCACCCTGGACAACGCCGACGGCCGTGTGCGCATCGAGCCCGGTCTGCTCGCCCTGCACGGCCTGAGTGTCATCGACGACTCGCGCTCCCTGCTCATGCAGCAGGACGAGTGGGTGCGCCCCCGGCCCTGCGCCAGTCCCGTGGACGGCTCCACCGACGACGAGGACCTCTACCTCTTCGGCTACGGCCAGGAGTACGCGCGCGCGCTGACCGACTTCTTCGCCCTGACCGGCCCCACCCCGCTCGTGCCGCGCGCCCTGCTGGGCAACTGGTGGAGCCGCTACCACACGTACACGCAGGAGTCCTACCTCGCGCTCATGGACCGCTTCGCGTCCGAGAAGCTGCCCTTCTCCGTGGCCGTCATCGACATGGACTGGCACTGGGTGAACATCGACCCCGCCATCGGCAATGGTTGGACCGGCTACACCTGGAACACGGACCTCTTCCCCGACCCGAGGGGCTTCCTCGACGCCCTGCACGAGCGGGGCATGCAGGTGACCCTCAACCTCCACCCGGCCGGCGGGGTGCGCCGCCACGAGAGCGCCTACGAGCCCATGATGCGCGCGCTCGGCAAGGACCCCGCCAGCGGCGAGGCGATCCCCTTCAACGTGGGCGACCCGGACTTCGTCGCCGCCTACCTCGACCACGCCCACCACCCCCTGGAGGACGAGGGCGTCGACTTCTGGTGGCTCGACTGGCAGCAGGGCGGCGTCACCGACATCCCGGGCCTGGACCCGCTGTGGATGCTCAACCACGTCCACTACCTCGACTCCGGCCGCGAACGCACCCGCACGCTCGGCGACGGCAGTACCGAGACTTTCCGACGCCGACCCGTCACCTTCTCGCGCTTCGCCGACGCCTCCAGCCACCGCACCCCCATCGGCTTCTCCGGGGACACCTACGCCACCTGGGACACCCTGCGCTACCAGCCCGAGTTCACCGCCACCGCCGCCAACATCGGCTACTACTGGTGGTCCAACGACATCGGCGGCCACATGTTCGGCGTCAAGGACTCCGAGATGGCCGCCCGCTGGGTCCAGCTCGGATGCTTCTCCCCCATCAACCGGCTGCACTCGACCAGCTCGGTGTTCAACTCCAAGGAGCCGTGGCGCTACTCGCGCGACGCCCGCGCCACCATGGACGCCTACCTGCGTCTGCGCCACCGCCTCGTGCCCTACCTGTACACGTGGGCACGGCGCGCCCACACCGAGGGCATCGGGCCCGTGCGCCCCCTCTTCCACGACCACCCCTGGCGCATGGGCGCCTACGAGAACCGCCGCGAGTACCTCTTCGGCGACCTGCTCGTCATCCCGGTCGCCACGCGCGCCACCCCGGTCACCGGTCTGGCGGCCGAGGCCGCCTGGGTGCCCGAGGGCGTCTGGTTCGACCTGCCCACGGGCCGGCGCTACGAGGTGTCCGGCACCGAGGGCCACAGCCTGTCCTTCCACCGAGACCTCGCCCAGGTCCCGGTCCTGGCCCGTGCCGGCAGCGTCGTGCCCCTGGCCGACGACGTCACCGAGGCGGCCGGTGCCAACCCGCGCGCCCTGGGGATCCTGCTCGTGCCCGGGGCCGACGGCGAGCTCGTCATGGAGGAGGACGACGGCTCGGCCGAGCCCGGCCTGGACGCCGTCGTGCGCACCCGCATCACCCTGACCTGGGACGGGGCCGCGGGCACCGCCCGCGTGGCGCTGAGCCAGGAGGGGCCCCAGGGCGTCGTGCCCGCCGAGCGCGAGGTCGTCCTGCACCTGCTGAGCACGGCGGTGGGCTGGGCCAGCGTTGACGGCCGCCCGGCCGAGGTGCGTGAGCGCGAGGCCGACGGCTTCACCCTGGGCGCCGGCGTGGACATCCCCCTGGGGACCGTGCGGCCGAGCGAGGGCGTGAGCGTGGAGCTGGGAGGCGTGTCCGAGCGCACCCCGGATGTCTCGCAGGAGATCTTCGGTCTGCTGGAGCCCGCCCAGATCGACTACGTCATCAAGGACCGGGCCTGGGGCGCCGTCATGAGCGGTGCCACCGGGACCACCCTGCTGTCCGCGATGCGGGCAGTGGGCGTGCCTCAGGACCTCGTGGACGCGGTGGCTGAGGTGGTCTGA